The Ornithinimicrobium faecis genome includes a window with the following:
- a CDS encoding ERCC4 domain-containing protein, whose product MPEDFVIARNPEEGTTLPYLLRIPLGRNGIVLKAKETWPRTGKVYCHRAVGWPLEPEIIEQVPVRSCVQRGASIDLVLGRGRENRSQFVLTRIRGGREAIFWQTARTSKQARPAVALPTARGSGVSQLEIVVDSHERYAWKFEHQQATTTRRALRAGDYGVVSGERLMASVERKSLQDLVGTLTSGKMRYLLADLAVLPSAAVVVEDRYSAVFKLDRVRPSVVADSLAECHARFPSVPIIFCETRALAQEWTYRFLAAALVHDSETTHATSEASALPSAAAPSPAQVREWARRQGLAVSDRGRISAAVLQQFARRNG is encoded by the coding sequence GTGCCCGAGGACTTCGTCATCGCCCGCAACCCGGAGGAGGGCACGACGCTGCCCTATCTCCTGCGGATTCCGCTGGGGCGCAACGGGATCGTGCTGAAGGCCAAGGAGACGTGGCCGCGCACGGGCAAGGTCTATTGCCACCGCGCAGTCGGGTGGCCGCTCGAACCCGAGATCATCGAGCAGGTGCCGGTCCGCTCCTGCGTGCAGCGCGGCGCGAGCATTGACCTGGTCCTCGGCCGTGGTCGGGAGAACCGCTCACAGTTCGTGCTCACCCGAATCCGCGGCGGGCGCGAGGCAATCTTCTGGCAGACCGCGAGGACCAGCAAGCAGGCCCGGCCCGCCGTGGCACTGCCCACGGCGCGCGGGTCGGGCGTGAGCCAACTCGAGATCGTGGTCGACAGCCACGAGCGCTATGCCTGGAAGTTCGAGCACCAGCAGGCCACGACGACCCGGCGAGCGCTGCGCGCCGGTGACTATGGCGTGGTCAGTGGTGAGCGGCTTATGGCGTCCGTGGAGCGCAAGTCGCTACAGGATCTGGTCGGCACGCTGACCTCCGGCAAGATGCGCTATCTGCTCGCCGACCTGGCCGTGCTGCCCAGTGCTGCGGTTGTCGTCGAGGACCGCTATTCCGCCGTCTTCAAGCTCGATCGAGTGCGCCCCTCCGTGGTTGCGGACTCCCTCGCCGAGTGCCACGCGCGCTTCCCGTCGGTGCCGATCATCTTCTGCGAGACGCGGGCACTGGCTCAGGAGTGGACCTATCGCTTCCTGGCCGCCGCGCTGGTGCACGACAGTGAGACCACGCACGCCACCAGCGAGGCGTCGGCGCTGCCGTCGGCTGCCGCGCCCAGCCCCGCTCAGGTGCGGGAGTGGGCTCGCAGGCAGGGGCTTGCCGTCTCCGATCGCGGCCGCATCAGTGCCGCCGTGCTCCAGCAGTTCGCGCGCCGTAACGGGTAG
- a CDS encoding ATP-binding protein, whose translation MRSALNSPFTPGADSVPEVWAGRIRQLSDWRDVVRPRRVAGLPERGRTILGEAGLGKSTLVRRIAGEAAAAGDWVTPQLRIPSGADPLKAIATAILELADGAGLSTSRERRIKDAVDRVEAVAAYGVSLTLRQQPGPEPYTALTDLLVEVGRAAVTQGNVVLIHIDEVQNISDENALSQTLIALGDALAHEELVRTPGVGAQVRRSLPIAVYLTGLPDFADMAGARRGATFARRFKTSTLTAIEDDALASALHPFVIDGWPVPNGSGGINHIRMEPEAAAKIIDLCRGEPFLFQLAGESAWYADTSETITRAQVLTGWAAARAEASSHVERILERLPNRESQFLRAMAELPTEERTLTRIAAHMGLPKATDAGPTSQRLDTVRGIIERGKPYTFRHRAVEAYLTSDWPDIS comes from the coding sequence ATGCGTAGCGCTCTCAACAGCCCCTTCACCCCTGGCGCCGACAGCGTGCCCGAGGTCTGGGCAGGTCGCATTCGGCAGCTCAGTGATTGGCGTGACGTCGTCCGCCCGCGGCGGGTCGCGGGGCTGCCCGAGCGTGGTCGCACGATCCTCGGTGAGGCCGGCCTGGGCAAGTCCACCCTGGTGCGCCGCATCGCCGGCGAGGCCGCCGCGGCGGGTGACTGGGTGACCCCGCAGCTTCGCATCCCTTCGGGGGCCGATCCACTGAAGGCGATAGCGACTGCCATCCTCGAGCTCGCCGACGGCGCGGGCCTGTCCACATCTCGCGAGCGGAGGATCAAGGATGCCGTGGACCGGGTCGAGGCGGTCGCCGCATACGGTGTCTCGTTGACTCTCCGTCAGCAGCCGGGGCCGGAGCCATACACCGCCCTGACGGACCTGCTCGTCGAGGTCGGACGCGCGGCAGTCACGCAGGGCAACGTCGTGCTGATCCACATCGACGAGGTTCAGAACATCTCCGACGAGAACGCCCTGTCACAGACCCTGATTGCTCTTGGGGATGCCCTCGCACACGAGGAGCTTGTCCGAACGCCGGGCGTCGGTGCTCAGGTCCGCCGCTCGCTGCCGATCGCCGTCTACCTCACCGGCCTGCCCGACTTCGCCGACATGGCCGGCGCCCGCAGGGGCGCCACGTTTGCGAGGCGCTTCAAGACAAGCACCCTCACCGCGATCGAGGACGATGCCCTGGCCTCAGCGCTCCATCCGTTCGTCATCGACGGCTGGCCGGTTCCCAACGGGTCAGGGGGGATCAACCACATCCGGATGGAGCCAGAGGCGGCGGCAAAGATCATCGACCTCTGCCGGGGGGAGCCATTCCTGTTCCAACTAGCTGGCGAGAGCGCCTGGTATGCCGACACGAGCGAGACCATCACCCGTGCGCAGGTCCTGACCGGGTGGGCTGCTGCCCGAGCGGAGGCGAGCTCGCACGTCGAGCGGATCCTCGAACGGCTCCCCAACCGCGAGTCCCAGTTCCTCCGAGCGATGGCCGAGCTCCCCACGGAAGAACGGACACTCACCCGCATCGCGGCCCATATGGGCCTTCCCAAAGCCACGGACGCTGGTCCCACCTCTCAGCGCCTCGACACAGTTCGAGGCATCATCGAGCGCGGCAAGCCCTACACCTTCCGCCACCGCGCCGTCGAGGCATACCTCACGAGTGACTGGCCCGACATCAGCTGA
- the dctP gene encoding TRAP transporter substrate-binding protein, with amino-acid sequence MKRLAIAILTAAPVLLVAACGGGGATSEGQALRLGHGGAPGDILTQSVEHFNELVEEGTDGRWTVENYGASQLGNERDLVEGVSLGTVDMTLVTNSPIGNFVPEALFYDLPGLYQDLDHVHAVAESTIITDHFAPALLESDLRLLGITDGGFRNITNSTREVHSLDDLNGIKMRVQESPMIMATYEAIPGVSPVPVPIGDLYTALDQGVVDAQENPAILVRDFKFYEVQDYMTITGHSYFPRHLLINETIWSSMSDEDQQVFRDAAEEMVDFKNDYYASETETALAELEESGMQITEPDASFKTELGELMQAEVYPEFYDEIGGGDAAKGEQIVQQIIDLAG; translated from the coding sequence ATGAAGCGTTTAGCAATTGCCATATTGACAGCTGCACCCGTCCTGCTTGTGGCCGCCTGTGGCGGCGGCGGGGCCACGTCAGAGGGGCAGGCCCTGCGCTTGGGTCATGGTGGAGCTCCGGGTGATATTCTCACCCAGAGTGTCGAGCATTTCAACGAACTTGTTGAAGAAGGCACTGATGGCCGATGGACAGTTGAGAACTACGGAGCCAGTCAACTGGGTAACGAGCGAGACCTGGTTGAAGGGGTGTCGCTCGGGACCGTAGATATGACGCTCGTGACGAACTCGCCTATCGGAAACTTTGTTCCTGAGGCGCTCTTCTACGACTTGCCTGGCCTGTATCAAGATCTTGATCACGTGCACGCGGTCGCTGAGTCCACGATCATTACAGATCACTTTGCTCCGGCGTTGCTCGAGAGTGATTTACGTCTTCTCGGGATCACTGACGGTGGGTTCCGCAACATTACAAACAGTACTCGAGAGGTGCACAGTCTCGACGACCTGAATGGCATTAAGATGCGCGTCCAAGAGAGCCCAATGATTATGGCAACGTACGAGGCAATTCCAGGCGTTAGTCCTGTGCCAGTGCCGATCGGAGACCTTTATACGGCCCTGGACCAAGGTGTCGTCGACGCACAGGAGAATCCTGCAATTTTGGTGCGCGACTTCAAATTCTATGAAGTTCAAGATTACATGACCATCACTGGGCACTCCTACTTTCCTCGTCACCTCTTGATTAATGAGACGATTTGGTCGAGCATGTCCGACGAGGACCAGCAGGTATTTCGTGATGCAGCAGAGGAAATGGTCGATTTCAAGAATGACTATTACGCCTCGGAGACTGAGACGGCGCTCGCTGAGCTAGAAGAGAGCGGGATGCAGATAACTGAGCCCGACGCGTCCTTTAAAACTGAACTCGGAGAACTTATGCAGGCCGAGGTCTACCCGGAGTTCTATGACGAGATCGGTGGCGGTGACGCAGCTAAGGGTGAGCAGATCGTCCAGCAAATCATCGACCTGGCCGGGTGA
- a CDS encoding TRAP transporter small permease yields MATMTLVVALQVVLRYFFSHPLSWGEEVTRYMFIYLIFLGAASGIHYGIHVSIDVLVRRLPGRYGRAVDKAAHGIVALFLVFLFWYGLQLGMRTMSQNSPALGIPIGLAYMAIPIGALLGLFFLFGKKERGSEEMLA; encoded by the coding sequence ATGGCGACCATGACTCTGGTTGTGGCGCTGCAGGTGGTCTTGCGATACTTCTTCAGCCATCCACTGTCGTGGGGTGAAGAAGTGACGCGCTACATGTTTATATATTTAATCTTCCTTGGCGCGGCGAGCGGGATACATTACGGTATTCATGTCAGCATAGACGTGCTGGTTCGACGCCTGCCGGGGCGCTACGGCCGGGCTGTGGACAAGGCTGCGCACGGTATTGTTGCGCTCTTCCTAGTATTCCTCTTCTGGTACGGGCTGCAGTTGGGCATGCGTACTATGTCCCAGAATTCTCCAGCCCTGGGTATCCCGATTGGCTTGGCCTATATGGCTATCCCGATCGGAGCATTGCTCGGGTTGTTCTTTCTGTTTGGGAAGAAGGAGCGCGGCTCAGAGGAGATGCTGGCATGA
- a CDS encoding LysR family transcriptional regulator: MNNDALKYFLAVVDSGSIQAAARNVVIAPSALSRQIKLLERDTGVILFERSSQGMSPTPAGRVLSDFAQRQQAETADLKRQLQQGLGNQLSEVKVASVEGVLPELLPRWLSKLRRRHQDVSFTVEAMASTDVAAAVACGDADVGYTFGRVARAELRELATFPMPIQLAVRRDHRFADTAVVAVGELEREVFVLPNSHFGIRREVDRECAKAGVQLATAYETDSLSFALTMVHLEGLVSFSTPCMLPAASPDVVLVDLAEPSFRTAHLSLVTRSAPSSALLGTLHHELSALMQADQSMESRP, translated from the coding sequence ATGAACAACGACGCACTGAAGTATTTCTTAGCGGTAGTGGACTCGGGGTCCATCCAGGCGGCAGCACGTAACGTGGTGATTGCACCTTCGGCGCTCAGCCGCCAGATCAAACTGCTTGAACGCGACACGGGGGTGATCCTCTTCGAGCGCTCTTCCCAGGGCATGTCACCTACCCCCGCCGGACGGGTGCTGTCTGACTTCGCCCAGCGTCAACAGGCGGAGACAGCTGACCTCAAGCGGCAGTTGCAGCAGGGGCTCGGCAATCAGTTATCCGAAGTGAAGGTGGCGTCAGTGGAAGGCGTGCTCCCCGAGCTGCTGCCGAGGTGGCTGTCCAAACTGCGCCGTCGTCATCAGGACGTGTCCTTCACTGTCGAGGCGATGGCCTCCACGGACGTCGCTGCAGCGGTCGCCTGCGGTGACGCAGACGTCGGATATACCTTCGGCAGAGTCGCGCGAGCTGAGTTACGGGAACTGGCAACCTTCCCGATGCCGATCCAACTCGCTGTCCGCCGTGACCACCGGTTCGCGGACACTGCGGTCGTCGCTGTTGGCGAGCTCGAAAGGGAGGTCTTCGTGCTTCCCAACAGCCACTTCGGGATACGCCGTGAAGTGGACCGGGAGTGCGCCAAGGCAGGGGTTCAGTTGGCCACTGCGTACGAGACAGACTCGCTGTCCTTCGCCCTGACAATGGTGCATTTGGAAGGACTTGTCTCCTTCTCAACACCGTGCATGCTGCCTGCTGCGTCCCCAGACGTGGTCCTAGTCGATCTCGCCGAGCCCTCCTTCAGAACTGCGCACCTATCACTCGTCACGCGTTCCGCTCCGTCTTCGGCGCTTCTGGGGACCCTTCACCACGAGCTCTCCGCCCTGATGCAAGCAGATCAATCAATGGAGAGTCGCCCCTAG
- a CDS encoding ABC1 kinase family protein, giving the protein MAEPPRAGLARAARLSTLPLGAAARAVRGAGRRLSGQSADEVLAQRQADSARQLFEVLGGLKGGAMKVGQFLSLMESALPAEQTEAYRESLTRLQSAAPAMSGEAVGQVLGEELGQDWRSLFTSFDESAAAAASIGQVHRAVWRDGRPVAVKVQYPGAERALMADITALSRFARVSGGLFPGLDIEPILTELRRRLREEVDYRLEGDAQEQFGQFYADDPTYAVPGVVEVTQRVLVTEWLDGVPLSTLIDRAPQGDRDRAASAYLRLLLQAPERAGLLHADPHPGNFLVLPDGRLGVLDFGAVNRLPDGLPGGLSRVLSAAAHGDADELVEVLRDEGFVRRSVDVDAEAIRAFVDRFLRPLQAEEFTFSRGWMRETFADLQDPRSEGFRVGLTLNLPPEYVLVQRVWLGGLAVLSQLEATVPMREIVRAAMPGALNSPPADERGV; this is encoded by the coding sequence ATGGCCGAGCCACCCCGGGCCGGTCTTGCACGCGCCGCTCGGCTCTCCACCCTGCCGCTCGGTGCCGCTGCCCGCGCCGTCCGCGGGGCGGGTCGGCGACTGTCAGGGCAGTCGGCTGACGAGGTCCTCGCGCAGCGTCAGGCGGACTCCGCACGCCAGCTGTTCGAGGTGCTCGGCGGTCTCAAGGGCGGGGCGATGAAGGTGGGACAGTTCCTGTCCCTGATGGAGTCGGCGCTGCCGGCCGAGCAGACCGAGGCCTACCGAGAGAGCCTGACCCGGCTGCAGTCCGCAGCGCCCGCGATGTCGGGTGAGGCTGTTGGCCAGGTCCTGGGGGAGGAGCTGGGGCAGGACTGGCGCTCGTTGTTCACCTCCTTCGACGAGTCTGCGGCAGCTGCCGCCTCGATCGGCCAGGTGCACCGGGCCGTCTGGCGAGACGGCCGACCGGTGGCGGTCAAGGTGCAGTACCCCGGGGCCGAGCGGGCGCTCATGGCCGACATCACTGCGTTGAGCAGGTTCGCCCGGGTCAGCGGCGGGCTGTTTCCGGGCCTCGATATCGAGCCGATCCTGACCGAGCTGCGCCGCCGGCTGCGCGAGGAGGTCGACTACCGGTTGGAGGGCGACGCTCAGGAGCAGTTCGGCCAGTTCTACGCTGACGACCCGACCTATGCCGTCCCCGGTGTGGTTGAGGTGACCCAGCGGGTGCTGGTCACCGAGTGGCTGGATGGCGTGCCGCTGTCCACCCTGATCGACCGCGCACCGCAGGGGGACCGCGATCGTGCCGCCTCGGCATACCTGCGGTTGTTGTTGCAGGCCCCGGAGCGGGCTGGTCTGTTGCACGCAGACCCGCACCCGGGCAACTTCCTGGTGCTGCCGGACGGCCGCCTCGGGGTGCTTGACTTCGGCGCGGTCAACCGGCTCCCGGACGGGCTGCCCGGCGGGCTGAGTCGGGTGCTCAGTGCCGCGGCGCACGGCGACGCCGACGAACTGGTCGAGGTGCTCCGTGACGAGGGCTTCGTGCGCCGGTCCGTGGACGTGGACGCCGAGGCGATCCGCGCCTTCGTCGACCGGTTCCTGAGGCCATTGCAGGCGGAGGAGTTCACCTTCAGCCGCGGGTGGATGCGCGAGACGTTCGCCGATCTGCAGGACCCCCGCAGCGAGGGTTTCCGCGTGGGTCTGACCCTCAACCTGCCGCCTGAGTATGTGCTGGTCCAACGGGTCTGGCTGGGTGGACTGGCGGTTCTCTCGCAGCTGGAGGCGACGGTGCCGATGCGCGAGATCGTCCGGGCCGCGATGCCGGGCGCCCTGAACTCACCGCCCGCCGACGAGAGGGGTGTCTGA
- a CDS encoding PaaI family thioesterase, with protein sequence METPSVMPQESSFSRHLGIEEISVDPSCASYQMSISPELSNRNGVLHGGALMSLVDHCGGTVGFANCPPGKTTVTLESKTNFFRAARVGDVVTAEGRPLHAGRTSVVVQVITRRGDGKEVSATTQTQLFLEWKD encoded by the coding sequence ATGGAGACCCCGAGCGTGATGCCCCAGGAGTCAAGCTTTTCCAGGCACCTGGGGATCGAGGAGATCAGCGTCGACCCGTCCTGCGCCAGTTATCAGATGTCGATCTCCCCGGAGTTGTCCAACCGCAACGGCGTGCTCCATGGGGGAGCCTTGATGTCGCTGGTCGATCACTGCGGCGGCACGGTGGGCTTCGCGAACTGCCCTCCCGGCAAGACGACTGTGACGCTGGAGTCCAAGACCAACTTCTTTCGCGCCGCCCGGGTGGGGGACGTCGTCACCGCGGAGGGGCGGCCCCTGCACGCGGGCCGGACGTCGGTGGTGGTCCAGGTGATCACCAGGCGGGGCGACGGCAAGGAAGTCTCCGCCACCACGCAGACTCAGCTGTTCCTGGAGTGGAAGGACTGA
- a CDS encoding fumarylacetoacetate hydrolase family protein has protein sequence MPKLEAYDRISACVKAPSQIVAVGLNYRSHAKESQMSVPGEPICFSKSPHSISGPNDDIIMPTTAGKLDWEVELALVVGAHAYQADLEQAEASIAGYCLTNDVSERTWQLEREGQWMKGKSAPTFCPTGPWFVPAADLPDPGNLKLSLSVNGKIRQQANTSSMIFSPAQIVSILSEYMVFQPGDLILTGTPEGVGMGSNEYLSPGDEVVASIEGLGEQSMRVVRQQ, from the coding sequence ATGCCGAAGCTGGAGGCCTACGATCGCATCAGCGCATGTGTCAAGGCGCCAAGTCAGATTGTGGCTGTGGGGCTGAACTACCGCAGTCATGCCAAGGAGTCACAGATGTCGGTTCCTGGCGAACCCATCTGCTTTTCGAAGTCTCCGCACAGCATCTCCGGTCCGAACGACGACATCATCATGCCAACAACGGCAGGCAAGCTTGACTGGGAGGTCGAGTTGGCACTCGTGGTGGGTGCACACGCCTACCAGGCTGACCTCGAACAGGCAGAAGCCTCGATCGCAGGATACTGCTTGACCAATGATGTGTCCGAACGCACCTGGCAGTTGGAGCGTGAGGGTCAGTGGATGAAGGGGAAGAGTGCTCCAACGTTCTGCCCCACCGGCCCCTGGTTCGTTCCCGCAGCGGATCTACCAGATCCCGGGAATCTTAAGCTGTCTCTGTCCGTCAACGGCAAGATACGTCAGCAAGCGAACACCTCGTCTATGATTTTCTCGCCGGCCCAAATTGTTAGCATCCTCTCGGAGTATATGGTCTTCCAGCCGGGTGACCTTATCCTCACCGGAACGCCGGAGGGCGTGGGCATGGGGTCGAATGAGTATCTGTCTCCAGGGGACGAGGTTGTGGCAAGCATCGAGGGTTTGGGTGAGCAAAGCATGAGAGTAGTGCGACAGCAGTAG
- a CDS encoding CoA transferase — translation MTQPLTAQILGDYGADVIKVERPSLGLADSVRRAGLRDPRADEDAECDVADGPMGTSA, via the coding sequence ATCACCCAGCCGCTGACCGCACAGATCCTCGGCGACTATGGCGCCGACGTGATTAAGGTCGAGCGGCCCAGCCTTGGCCTCGCCGACTCGGTTCGCCGAGCGGGGCTGCGAGACCCTCGGGCGGATGAAGATGCAGAATGTGATGTGGCGGATGGGCCCATGGGCACATCCGCTTGA
- a CDS encoding ribonuclease J, producing the protein MSHPHPELKAPPALPRNGLRVVALGGLGEVGRNMAVFEHRGKLLIIDCGVLFPEEHQPGVDVILPDFTFLQGRWQDVVGVVLTHGHEDHIGGVPYLLKERQDIPVIGSRLTLAFITAKLKEHRITPKTTQVAEGDRLSLGPFDCEFIAVNHSIPDGLAVAVRTSAGTVLHTGDFKMDQFPLDDRITDLRAFARLGEEGVDLFMSDSTNAEVPGFTTGEKDLAPAIDTVFRTAPGRIVVSSFASHVHRIQQVIDAAAQHHRKVAFVGRSMVRNMKIAQDLGYLNVPRGMIVDAKQLDSMPPNKVTLVCTGSQGEPMAALSRMANRDHQIRIGEGDTVLLASSQIPGNENAISRIINGLTRWGAKVVHQGNAKVHVSGHASAGELVYCYNIIRPRNVMPVHGEWRHLRANADLAIATGIDPENVVVVDDGMVVDLVKGRVKVTGKVRAGYVYVSAGSVGDVTEDELRDRVTLSQQGTVTVIALVDADTGKLTEPPDFVGRGLGADEKVFDAAIPAIEKALAEAASHGIGDAKELEQRIGRAVSQWANRKHRRNPLVIPVVIDA; encoded by the coding sequence ATGAGTCACCCGCATCCCGAGCTGAAGGCTCCGCCCGCACTGCCGCGCAACGGTCTGAGGGTGGTGGCGCTCGGCGGTCTCGGCGAGGTGGGTCGCAACATGGCGGTGTTCGAGCACCGCGGCAAGCTGCTGATCATCGACTGCGGGGTCCTGTTCCCAGAGGAGCACCAGCCCGGCGTCGACGTGATCCTGCCGGACTTCACCTTCCTGCAGGGCCGCTGGCAGGACGTGGTCGGCGTGGTCCTGACCCACGGGCACGAGGACCACATCGGCGGGGTGCCCTATCTGCTCAAGGAGCGCCAGGACATCCCCGTCATCGGCTCCCGCCTGACCCTGGCGTTCATCACCGCCAAGCTCAAGGAGCACCGGATCACGCCGAAGACGACCCAGGTCGCCGAGGGTGACCGGCTGTCGCTGGGCCCCTTCGACTGCGAGTTCATCGCGGTCAACCACTCCATCCCCGACGGGCTGGCCGTGGCCGTGCGCACCTCGGCCGGCACGGTGCTGCACACCGGTGACTTCAAGATGGACCAGTTCCCCCTCGACGACCGGATCACCGACCTGCGCGCCTTCGCCCGGCTGGGTGAGGAGGGCGTTGACCTGTTCATGTCCGACTCCACCAACGCAGAGGTGCCCGGCTTCACGACCGGGGAGAAGGACCTGGCCCCCGCCATCGACACCGTCTTCCGGACGGCGCCGGGGCGGATCGTGGTCTCCAGCTTCGCCAGCCACGTGCACCGCATCCAGCAGGTGATCGACGCGGCGGCCCAGCACCACCGCAAGGTCGCGTTTGTCGGCCGCTCGATGGTGCGCAACATGAAGATCGCCCAGGACCTGGGTTATCTGAATGTGCCCCGCGGGATGATCGTGGACGCCAAGCAGTTGGACTCCATGCCGCCCAACAAGGTCACGCTCGTGTGCACCGGCTCGCAGGGTGAGCCGATGGCGGCCCTGTCGCGGATGGCCAACCGGGACCACCAGATCCGCATCGGTGAGGGCGACACGGTGCTGCTGGCCAGCTCGCAGATCCCCGGCAACGAGAACGCGATCTCCCGCATCATCAACGGCCTGACCCGCTGGGGCGCCAAGGTCGTCCACCAGGGCAACGCCAAGGTGCACGTCTCCGGGCACGCCAGCGCGGGTGAGCTCGTCTACTGCTACAACATCATCAGGCCGCGCAACGTCATGCCCGTGCACGGGGAGTGGCGTCACCTGCGCGCCAACGCCGACCTGGCGATCGCCACCGGCATCGACCCCGAGAACGTCGTGGTCGTCGACGACGGCATGGTCGTGGACCTGGTCAAGGGCCGGGTCAAGGTCACAGGCAAGGTGCGCGCCGGCTATGTCTATGTCTCCGCCGGCAGCGTCGGCGATGTGACCGAGGACGAGCTGCGCGACCGGGTCACGCTCAGCCAGCAGGGCACCGTCACCGTGATCGCCCTGGTCGATGCCGACACGGGCAAACTCACCGAGCCGCCAGACTTCGTCGGCCGCGGACTGGGTGCCGACGAGAAGGTCTTCGACGCCGCCATCCCGGCCATCGAGAAGGCCCTGGCTGAGGCGGCCTCCCACGGCATCGGCGATGCCAAGGAGCTCGAGCAGCGCATCGGCCGTGCGGTCTCTCAGTGGGCGAACCGCAAGCACCGCCGCAACCCGTTGGTCATCCCGGTGGTCATCGACGCCTGA
- the nthA gene encoding nitrile hydratase subunit alpha, with translation MGHEHDHPEFSELSEMDARVRALETLLIERGLVERAALDAVVERYEHEVGPHNGAQVVARAWTDPDYRAWLLEDADAAIASLGHVGRQGEHMVVVENNPERHHVVVCTLCSCYPWPVLGLPPVWYKSPAYRSKVVIDPRGVLADFGVTLPDDTQIKVWDSTAEVRYLVLPMRPEGTEDLSLEELAALVNRDSMIGTGLASPPPPSPHKSTAESPA, from the coding sequence ATGGGCCACGAGCACGATCACCCCGAGTTCAGCGAACTGTCCGAGATGGACGCCCGGGTGCGGGCCCTGGAGACGCTGTTGATCGAGCGTGGACTGGTGGAGCGTGCCGCGCTCGACGCGGTGGTCGAGCGCTATGAGCACGAGGTCGGTCCGCACAACGGCGCCCAGGTGGTTGCCCGCGCCTGGACTGACCCGGATTACCGGGCCTGGCTGCTCGAGGACGCCGATGCCGCGATCGCCTCCCTCGGGCACGTCGGGCGGCAGGGCGAGCACATGGTCGTTGTCGAGAACAACCCCGAGCGCCACCACGTGGTCGTTTGCACCCTGTGCTCCTGCTATCCGTGGCCCGTCCTGGGGCTGCCCCCGGTCTGGTACAAGTCGCCGGCCTACCGCTCCAAGGTGGTCATCGACCCCCGTGGCGTGCTGGCCGACTTTGGGGTGACCCTTCCCGACGACACCCAGATCAAGGTGTGGGACTCCACCGCCGAGGTGCGCTATCTGGTCCTGCCGATGCGCCCCGAGGGGACCGAGGACCTGTCGTTGGAGGAGTTGGCCGCCCTGGTCAACCGGGACTCGATGATCGGCACCGGCCTGGCCAGCCCGCCGCCGCCGAGCCCGCACAAGAGCACAGCGGAGAGCCCGGCATGA
- the cnbZ gene encoding 2-amino-5-chloromuconate deaminase CnbZ — protein sequence MALLKPILCRRLCNTYRDGKIPSERERPTVSTIKTSPFSYDFIPGVSQYSAGAMASPGSEIVRVRMAETPALPEAFKRIETYLTERNLEPTAVCAFEMRSPGQFNEDTFRTFNEAYIGKLEAWGILVDGENPVARANVIPATSSLTEPGIHAFSYVRPTEETQFGDTFVIAGSGEAPEGKGNYRDNIIALDDTSPAGFAKKTDWVIGEMARRLGAFGRGWGDVTNVQVYTTLPYEDAHAQLAKQVPTYADIAWQYCSPPVEGLVFEMDCRRVRAEEVLR from the coding sequence ATGGCCCTTCTCAAACCCATCCTATGCAGGCGGTTGTGCAACACGTACCGTGACGGGAAGATCCCATCCGAACGTGAAAGGCCCACAGTGTCAACTATCAAGACTTCTCCCTTCAGCTATGACTTTATTCCCGGAGTTTCGCAGTACTCCGCGGGCGCGATGGCTTCGCCAGGCAGTGAGATTGTCCGAGTGCGAATGGCGGAGACGCCTGCCCTGCCGGAGGCATTCAAGCGGATTGAAACCTATCTCACTGAAAGAAACCTTGAGCCGACCGCGGTGTGTGCATTCGAGATGCGTTCCCCGGGTCAGTTTAATGAAGACACATTTCGGACGTTTAACGAAGCATACATCGGGAAGCTTGAAGCATGGGGAATCCTAGTCGATGGAGAAAACCCCGTTGCGCGTGCGAACGTCATCCCAGCGACCAGCTCTCTCACCGAACCTGGGATCCACGCCTTCTCATACGTCCGGCCAACGGAGGAAACACAGTTTGGTGACACTTTCGTCATTGCGGGCAGTGGTGAGGCGCCGGAGGGGAAGGGTAACTACCGAGACAACATCATCGCCTTGGACGACACGAGCCCAGCTGGCTTCGCCAAGAAGACCGATTGGGTGATCGGCGAGATGGCTCGTCGCCTTGGGGCTTTTGGTCGCGGCTGGGGGGACGTGACCAATGTTCAGGTCTACACGACGTTGCCGTACGAGGATGCCCACGCCCAACTGGCCAAGCAGGTGCCGACGTACGCGGATATTGCCTGGCAGTACTGCAGCCCGCCGGTTGAGGGCCTTGTGTTCGAGATGGACTGCCGCCGCGTCCGTGCCGAAGAGGTCCTGCGCTGA